A region from the Variovorax sp. V93 genome encodes:
- a CDS encoding ligase-associated DNA damage response exonuclease — protein sequence MTAPLPHSSALRPGDLVVARPEGLYCPPGDFYIDPWRPVARAVITHAHSDHARAGHGHYLAHTDSAGTLRTRLGGDIALQTLPYGEAIAHRGVRISLHPAGHVLGSAQVRLEHGGRVWVASGDYKTEPDGTCAPFEPVPCDTFITESTFGLPIYRWPTQAALFAEIDAWWRANAEAGRASVLFCYAFGKAQRILHGVDASIGPIVVHGAVEPLNAVYRAAGVALPPTLRVTDPGVDAALLKRALVLAPPSAQGTPWMRRFGNNHADAFASGWMQLRGTRRRRGVDRGFVMSDHADWPGLQQAIAGTGAERVFVTHGSVAVMVRWLSENGLDAQGFRTEYGDEDDQETPSPSGGGPGRGLAALDGDAESPHPNLPPEGEGAKA from the coding sequence ATGACCGCGCCGCTGCCCCACAGTTCCGCCCTGCGCCCTGGCGACCTCGTGGTGGCGCGCCCCGAGGGCCTCTACTGCCCGCCGGGCGATTTCTACATCGACCCCTGGCGGCCGGTGGCGCGCGCCGTCATCACCCATGCGCACTCCGACCACGCGCGCGCCGGCCACGGCCACTACCTCGCGCACACCGACAGCGCCGGCACGCTGCGCACCCGCCTTGGCGGCGACATCGCGCTGCAGACGCTGCCGTACGGCGAGGCGATCGCGCACCGCGGCGTGCGCATCTCGCTGCATCCGGCCGGCCACGTGCTGGGCTCGGCGCAGGTGCGGCTCGAACACGGCGGGCGCGTGTGGGTGGCCTCGGGCGACTACAAGACCGAGCCCGACGGCACCTGCGCGCCCTTCGAGCCCGTGCCCTGCGACACCTTCATCACCGAGTCGACCTTCGGCCTGCCGATTTACCGCTGGCCCACGCAGGCGGCACTGTTCGCAGAGATCGACGCCTGGTGGCGCGCCAACGCGGAGGCCGGCCGCGCGTCGGTGCTGTTCTGCTATGCCTTCGGCAAGGCGCAGCGCATCCTGCATGGCGTGGATGCCTCCATCGGGCCGATCGTGGTGCACGGCGCCGTGGAGCCGCTCAACGCGGTGTACCGCGCCGCGGGCGTGGCCTTGCCGCCGACGCTGCGCGTGACCGATCCGGGCGTTGATGCCGCGCTGCTCAAGCGCGCGCTGGTGCTGGCACCGCCCTCGGCCCAGGGAACGCCGTGGATGCGCCGCTTCGGCAACAACCATGCCGACGCCTTCGCGAGCGGCTGGATGCAGCTGCGCGGCACGCGCCGGCGGCGCGGCGTGGACCGCGGCTTCGTGATGTCGGACCACGCCGACTGGCCCGGCCTGCAGCAGGCCATTGCGGGCACGGGGGCCGAGCGGGTGTTCGTGACCCACGGCAGCGTGGCGGTGATGGTGCGCTGGCTCAGCGAGAACGGATTGGATGCGCAGGGCTTCAGGACCGAGTACGGCGACGAGGACGACCAGGAGACTCCCTCCCCTTCCGGGGGAGGGCCGGGGAGGGGGCTGGCGGCGCTCGATGGGGACGCCGAGAGCCCCCATCCCAACCTTCCCCCGGAAGGGGAAGGAGCGAAGGCATGA
- the pdeM gene encoding ligase-associated DNA damage response endonuclease PdeM — translation MTASNLPASALPVQWAGELLHLLPEHAVWWPEGRVLFIADLHIGKAATYRALGQPVPGGTTQQNLARLDALVAAHAPQRIVFLGDFLHAAQARTPQVLAALAAWRAAHASVGMVLVRGNHDSRAGDPPAALGIEVVDEPYLLGPFACCHHPQAHATHFVLAGHLHPVCRLHGPGRDSVRLPCFASDAQQAVLPAFGEFTGGWLMERAPGRRFYAVGGAAVWALPSSE, via the coding sequence GTGACCGCTTCGAATCTCCCCGCATCGGCGCTCCCCGTCCAGTGGGCCGGCGAACTGTTGCACCTGTTGCCCGAGCATGCCGTCTGGTGGCCCGAAGGCCGCGTGCTGTTCATTGCCGACCTGCACATCGGCAAGGCCGCGACCTACCGCGCGCTCGGCCAGCCGGTGCCGGGCGGCACCACGCAACAGAACCTGGCGCGGCTCGACGCGCTCGTCGCGGCCCATGCGCCGCAGCGCATCGTGTTCCTTGGCGATTTCCTGCATGCGGCGCAGGCGCGCACGCCGCAGGTGCTGGCGGCGCTGGCCGCCTGGCGCGCCGCGCATGCCTCCGTCGGCATGGTGCTGGTGCGGGGCAACCACGACAGCCGCGCGGGCGATCCGCCCGCCGCGCTCGGTATCGAGGTGGTCGACGAGCCCTATCTGCTCGGGCCTTTTGCCTGCTGCCACCATCCGCAGGCGCATGCCACGCACTTCGTGCTCGCGGGGCACCTGCATCCCGTGTGCAGGCTGCATGGCCCGGGACGCGACAGCGTGCGGCTGCCGTGCTTTGCAAGCGATGCGCAGCAGGCCGTGCTGCCGGCGTTTGGCGAGTTCACGGGCGGGTGGCTGATGGAGCGTGCGCCGGGGCGGCGTTTCTACGCAGTGGGCGGCGCGGCCGTGTGGGCGCTGCCGTCATCGGAGTAA
- a CDS encoding ligase-associated DNA damage response DEXH box helicase, which produces MTTQPDPASLPPLPGEGRGGGQRRIKDPPPLEGRVPPSQPSPGRGRSRAAAVKAALDAWFAARGWKPFKFQRDVWKAVAAGRSGLLHATTGAGKTYAVWLGALQAFSSAAPPPSRSGKTTPPPLTVLWITPMRALAADTLRALQQPLEAMEAQGADVHRWSAGARSGDTSPAERSAQNERLPTVLVTTPESLSLLLARADTSEVLGRVRMVVVDEWHELLGNKRGVQVQLALARLRRWNPSLCVWGMSATLGNLQEAMHALLGREEGVLVQGAVPKKLVVDSLLPGRAERFPWGGHLGLTMLPQVLDEIAASSTTLVFTNTRSQSEIWYQAMLEARPEWAGIIALHHGSLDRAVREWVELGLKNGELKAVVCTSSLDLGVDFLPVERVLQIGSPKGVARLLQRAGRSGHAPGQPSRITLVPTHSIEMVEGAAARAAIAAGHIEARHTPLQPLDVLVQHLVTVALGGGFVPDDLYAEVRGTAAYADLSRESWAWCLSFVSQGGPSLAAYPDYRRAVPDAEGVWRVPDARLARRHRMNIGTIVSDASMAVQYMGGARIGSVEEGFVARMKPGDCFLFGGRLLELVRIHDMTAWVRRATGKRAAVPRWNGGRMPLSTTLADAVVQQLALAGEGRYPSPELQCVRPLLEIQQQWSALPTPETLLAETLATREGSHLFLYPFAGRHVHMGLASLLAWRVAQHEARTFSIAVNDYGFELLSATPVDWLALLPQVLRLPQGEDAHATLLHEVLASLNAGELAQRRFREIARVSGLVFQGYPGEKRSSRQLQASSSLFWEVFRKYDPANKLLLQAEQELLAQELEIGRLGASLARMAAQQLVLKPLERPTPFSFPLMVELFREKLSNENVADRIARMVEQLEKAAGGVVTAGGVERVKRTLAFGQEGPGKPPAAPRRERRRPSRPLPPL; this is translated from the coding sequence ATGACCACGCAGCCGGACCCCGCATCTCTCCCTCCCCTCCCGGGGGAGGGCCGGGGTGGGGGCCAGCGGCGTATCAAGGATCCGCCGCCTCTCGAAGGCCGCGTGCCCCCATCCCAGCCTTCCCCCGGAAGGGGAAGGAGCAGGGCAGCAGCAGTCAAGGCGGCGCTCGACGCCTGGTTTGCAGCGCGCGGCTGGAAGCCTTTCAAGTTCCAGCGCGACGTGTGGAAGGCGGTGGCTGCAGGGCGCTCGGGGCTGCTGCATGCGACCACCGGCGCAGGCAAGACCTACGCCGTGTGGCTCGGCGCGCTGCAGGCGTTCTCGTCCGCGGCACCGCCACCCTCGCGCAGCGGAAAGACCACGCCGCCGCCGCTCACCGTGCTGTGGATCACGCCCATGCGCGCGCTCGCGGCCGACACGCTGCGCGCGCTGCAGCAGCCGCTCGAGGCGATGGAAGCCCAGGGTGCGGACGTGCACCGCTGGAGCGCCGGCGCGCGCAGCGGCGACACCTCGCCGGCCGAGCGCAGCGCGCAGAACGAGCGCCTGCCGACCGTGCTCGTCACCACGCCCGAGAGCCTGTCGCTGCTGCTCGCACGCGCCGATACCAGCGAGGTGCTGGGCCGCGTGAGGATGGTGGTGGTCGATGAATGGCACGAGCTGCTTGGCAACAAGCGCGGCGTGCAGGTGCAGCTGGCGCTCGCGCGGCTCAGGCGCTGGAATCCTTCGTTGTGCGTGTGGGGCATGTCGGCCACGCTGGGGAACCTGCAGGAGGCCATGCACGCCTTGCTGGGCCGTGAAGAGGGCGTGCTGGTGCAGGGCGCGGTGCCCAAGAAGCTGGTGGTCGATTCGCTGCTGCCCGGCCGTGCCGAACGCTTTCCGTGGGGCGGCCACCTGGGCCTCACGATGCTGCCGCAGGTGCTCGACGAGATTGCCGCCAGCAGCACCACGCTGGTGTTCACCAACACGCGCTCGCAATCGGAGATCTGGTACCAGGCCATGCTCGAGGCGCGGCCCGAATGGGCCGGCATCATCGCGCTGCACCACGGCTCGCTCGACCGCGCGGTGCGCGAGTGGGTCGAGCTGGGCCTCAAGAACGGCGAACTCAAGGCCGTGGTCTGCACCTCGAGCCTGGACCTGGGGGTGGACTTCCTGCCGGTCGAACGCGTGCTGCAGATCGGCTCGCCCAAGGGCGTGGCGCGGCTGCTGCAGCGCGCGGGGCGCTCGGGCCATGCGCCGGGCCAGCCCTCGCGCATCACGCTCGTGCCCACGCACAGCATCGAGATGGTCGAAGGCGCCGCGGCGCGCGCGGCCATCGCGGCCGGCCACATCGAGGCGCGCCACACGCCGCTGCAGCCGCTCGACGTGCTGGTGCAGCATCTGGTCACGGTGGCGCTCGGCGGCGGCTTCGTGCCCGACGATCTGTATGCCGAAGTGCGCGGCACCGCCGCCTATGCGGATCTGTCGCGCGAGAGCTGGGCCTGGTGTCTGTCCTTCGTCTCGCAGGGCGGGCCTTCGCTGGCCGCCTATCCTGATTACCGCCGCGCGGTGCCTGATGCAGAGGGCGTCTGGCGCGTGCCGGATGCGCGGCTTGCGCGGCGGCACCGCATGAACATCGGCACCATCGTGAGCGACGCCAGCATGGCGGTGCAGTACATGGGCGGCGCCAGGATCGGCAGCGTCGAGGAGGGCTTTGTCGCGCGCATGAAGCCCGGCGACTGCTTCCTGTTCGGCGGCCGGCTGCTCGAGCTCGTGCGCATCCACGACATGACGGCCTGGGTGCGGCGCGCCACTGGCAAGCGCGCCGCGGTGCCGCGCTGGAACGGCGGGCGCATGCCGCTGTCGACCACGCTGGCCGACGCAGTGGTGCAGCAGCTCGCGCTGGCCGGCGAGGGGCGCTATCCATCGCCCGAGCTGCAATGCGTGCGGCCGCTGCTCGAGATCCAGCAGCAATGGTCGGCCCTGCCCACGCCCGAGACCCTGCTGGCCGAAACGCTCGCCACGCGCGAAGGTTCGCACCTGTTCCTCTATCCCTTCGCGGGCCGGCACGTGCACATGGGGCTTGCGAGCCTGCTGGCCTGGCGCGTGGCGCAGCACGAGGCGCGCACCTTCTCCATCGCGGTGAACGACTACGGCTTCGAGCTGCTGAGCGCCACGCCGGTCGACTGGCTCGCGCTGCTGCCGCAGGTGCTGCGCCTGCCCCAGGGCGAGGATGCGCATGCCACGCTGCTGCACGAGGTGCTGGCCTCGCTCAACGCGGGCGAACTGGCACAGCGCCGCTTCCGCGAGATTGCGCGCGTCTCGGGGCTGGTCTTTCAGGGCTATCCGGGCGAGAAGCGCAGCAGCAGGCAACTGCAGGCCTCCTCGTCGCTGTTCTGGGAGGTGTTCCGCAAGTACGACCCGGCGAACAAGCTGCTGCTGCAGGCCGAGCAGGAACTGCTTGCGCAGGAACTCGAGATCGGGCGCCTGGGTGCCAGCCTCGCGCGCATGGCGGCTCAGCAGCTGGTGCTGAAGCCGCTCGAGCGGCCCACGCCGTTCTCGTTCCCGCTCATGGTCGAGCTGTTCCGCGAGAAGCTGTCGAACGAGAACGTGGCCGACCGCATCGCGCGCATGGTCGAGCAGCTCGAAAAGGCCGCGGGCGGCGTGGTCACGGCCGGGGGCGTGGAGCGCGTGAAGCGCACGCTCGCATTCGGCCAGGAAGGCCCGGGCAAGCCGCCGGCCGCGCCGCGCCGCGAACGCAGGCGGCCGTCGCGGCCCTTGCCGCCGTTGTGA
- the trxC gene encoding thioredoxin TrxC: MTETPSLHIVCPHCHTTNRVRAAQLGSAPDCGSCHRALFTGHSAALPDEKTFDRHIARNEIPVLVDFWAPWCGPCRQMAPGYEQAAAQLEPQVRLAKVDTEAVPALGARFNIRSIPTLALFRGGREVARQAGAMGAADIVRWVKAHGAG; this comes from the coding sequence ATGACCGAAACGCCTTCGCTGCACATCGTCTGCCCGCACTGCCACACGACCAACCGCGTGCGCGCCGCGCAGCTGGGCAGTGCGCCCGACTGCGGCAGCTGCCACCGCGCGCTGTTCACCGGCCATTCCGCCGCGCTGCCGGACGAAAAGACCTTCGACCGCCACATTGCGCGCAATGAAATCCCGGTGCTGGTGGACTTCTGGGCGCCCTGGTGCGGCCCCTGCCGCCAGATGGCGCCGGGCTACGAACAGGCTGCAGCCCAGCTCGAACCGCAGGTGCGGCTGGCCAAGGTGGACACGGAAGCCGTGCCGGCGCTGGGCGCGCGCTTCAACATTCGCAGCATCCCGACGCTGGCGCTGTTCCGCGGCGGCCGCGAAGTGGCGCGCCAGGCCGGCGCCATGGGCGCGGCGGACATCGTGCGCTGGGTCAAGGCGCACGGCGCGGGCTGA
- a CDS encoding ring-opening amidohydrolase produces MDAHTLLPPGTAPTQAATRPRLAVHRLTMAHPGDLSALAALFDEGVIEPAQVVAVIGKTEGNGGVNDFTRGYFTQTLMSLLAARLGRPAAELLRELPCILSGGTEGVLSPHYVVFARTGQPAAAAGPGPGALAIGTAVSAPLPAQHVGRWAQVASVAGAVREAMRGAGIARAEDVAFVQVKCPCVTAARAQAATAAGHTVLTADSGRSMAAARAAGAFGVAIALGELPDDPALEASMLADFERFSRRASISSGVEVEANEVIVLGHSAAWEGTLRMACAPMRDALDIGAVAEALRPLGMNAAPQLSAADAARVAAVFVKCEPDRRGHVRGLRHTMLDDTDINAQRHIRGAVGGMVAGVLGDARIFVSGGAEHQGPDGGGLVAVIAHAA; encoded by the coding sequence ATGGACGCCCACACCCTCCTTCCCCCAGGCACCGCGCCGACGCAGGCCGCCACGCGCCCCCGCCTGGCCGTGCACCGGCTGACAATGGCCCATCCGGGCGACCTCTCGGCGCTCGCCGCGCTGTTCGACGAGGGCGTGATCGAGCCCGCGCAGGTGGTGGCCGTCATCGGCAAGACCGAAGGCAATGGCGGTGTCAACGACTTCACGCGCGGCTACTTCACCCAGACGCTGATGAGCCTGCTGGCCGCGCGGCTGGGCCGGCCGGCCGCCGAACTGCTGCGCGAGCTGCCCTGCATCCTGTCGGGCGGCACCGAGGGTGTGCTGAGCCCGCACTACGTGGTGTTCGCGCGCACCGGGCAGCCCGCCGCGGCCGCCGGGCCCGGCCCGGGCGCACTGGCGATCGGCACGGCCGTCAGCGCGCCGCTGCCCGCGCAGCATGTCGGGCGCTGGGCGCAGGTGGCGTCGGTGGCCGGCGCGGTGCGCGAGGCGATGCGCGGCGCCGGCATCGCCCGCGCCGAGGACGTGGCCTTCGTGCAGGTCAAGTGCCCCTGCGTGACGGCCGCGCGCGCCCAGGCCGCCACCGCGGCCGGCCACACGGTGCTGACCGCCGACTCCGGCCGCTCGATGGCGGCGGCGCGTGCCGCCGGCGCTTTCGGCGTGGCGATCGCACTGGGCGAGCTGCCCGACGACCCGGCGCTGGAGGCCTCGATGCTGGCCGACTTCGAGCGCTTCTCCCGCCGTGCGAGCATTTCGTCGGGCGTCGAGGTCGAGGCCAACGAAGTGATCGTGCTCGGCCACAGCGCGGCATGGGAAGGCACGCTGCGCATGGCCTGCGCACCGATGCGCGACGCGCTGGACATCGGCGCGGTGGCCGAGGCGCTGCGGCCGCTGGGCATGAACGCGGCGCCCCAGCTGAGCGCGGCCGATGCAGCACGGGTGGCGGCGGTGTTCGTCAAGTGCGAGCCCGACCGCCGCGGCCACGTGCGCGGCCTGCGCCACACCATGCTCGACGACACCGACATCAATGCCCAGCGCCACATCCGCGGCGCGGTCGGCGGCATGGTAGCCGGCGTGCTGGGGGACGCGCGCATCTTCGTTTCGGGCGGCGCCGAGCACCAGGGGCCGGACGGCGGCGGACTGGTCGCGGTGATCGCGCACGCGGCATGA
- a CDS encoding LysR family transcriptional regulator, which translates to MLHPPRHFVYLDAVARAGSIRKAAEKLHVASTALNRKILEIESDIGTPLFERLPRGVRLTAAGEVLITAVRRSMADMRSAESQIEQLRGLVRGTVRIGCAESVATDLIPGTIAHYQQTHPGVQFQIVSGVTGNLVASLMADDVELILVHDPQPSETLRVISAIAQPLCAMLRPDHPLARRATLRLADCQKYTVALGDRSFGSRRLLDDVMARSRIALQVALEASTVQTLKEFTRQTGAISFQFQIGTLNEVRRGELVSIPLSDRALAHSQLVLAARAGRMLPIATLSFMETLVNRLAALPG; encoded by the coding sequence ATGCTGCATCCGCCTCGCCACTTCGTCTACCTCGATGCCGTCGCGCGCGCGGGGTCGATCCGCAAGGCAGCCGAGAAGCTGCACGTGGCCTCGACGGCGCTCAACCGCAAGATCCTCGAGATCGAGTCCGACATCGGCACGCCGCTGTTCGAGCGCCTGCCGCGCGGCGTGCGCCTCACGGCAGCGGGCGAGGTGCTGATCACCGCGGTGCGGCGCAGCATGGCCGACATGCGCTCGGCCGAGTCGCAGATCGAGCAACTGCGCGGGCTGGTGCGCGGCACGGTGCGCATCGGCTGCGCCGAATCGGTCGCGACCGACCTGATCCCCGGCACCATCGCGCACTACCAGCAGACGCACCCGGGCGTGCAGTTCCAGATCGTCTCGGGCGTGACGGGCAACCTGGTCGCGTCGCTGATGGCCGACGATGTGGAACTGATCCTGGTGCACGACCCGCAGCCCTCGGAGACGCTGCGCGTGATCAGCGCGATCGCGCAGCCGCTGTGCGCAATGCTGCGGCCCGACCATCCGCTGGCGAGGCGCGCCACGCTGCGGCTGGCCGATTGCCAGAAATACACCGTGGCGCTGGGCGACCGGTCGTTCGGCAGCCGCCGGCTGCTCGACGACGTGATGGCGCGCTCGCGCATCGCGCTGCAGGTCGCGCTGGAGGCCAGCACCGTGCAGACGCTCAAGGAGTTCACGCGGCAGACGGGCGCGATCAGCTTCCAGTTCCAGATCGGCACGCTCAACGAGGTGCGGCGCGGCGAGCTGGTGTCGATCCCGCTGTCGGACCGGGCGCTGGCGCACAGCCAGCTGGTGCTGGCGGCGCGCGCCGGCCGCATGCTGCCGATCGCCACGCTGTCGTTCATGGAAACGCTGGTCAACCGGCTGGCAGCGTTGCCGGGCTGA
- a CDS encoding TPM domain-containing protein encodes MATATLFSKLARIWRHQWMDEADVRRVLPDAAMERLAARVAASERRHSGEIRICVEAGLPWSYLRRDASARERAVTLFGKLRVWDTEHNNGVLIYLLLAEHAIEIVADRGIDARVDDAEWAAMAQRMGAAFREGRFEDGLTQALEEMSALLVAHFPLAEDAPDTNELPDEPVVL; translated from the coding sequence ATGGCAACGGCAACGCTTTTCTCGAAGCTGGCCCGCATCTGGCGCCACCAGTGGATGGATGAAGCCGATGTGCGGCGCGTGCTGCCCGATGCCGCCATGGAACGCCTCGCGGCGCGCGTGGCCGCGAGCGAGCGCCGCCACAGCGGCGAGATCCGCATCTGCGTGGAGGCGGGCCTGCCATGGTCCTACCTGCGGCGCGATGCTTCGGCGCGCGAGCGTGCCGTCACGCTGTTCGGCAAGCTGCGCGTGTGGGACACCGAGCACAACAACGGCGTGCTGATCTACCTGCTGCTGGCCGAGCATGCGATCGAGATCGTGGCCGACCGCGGCATCGATGCGCGCGTCGACGATGCCGAATGGGCCGCAATGGCGCAGCGCATGGGCGCGGCCTTCCGCGAAGGCCGCTTCGAGGACGGGCTCACGCAGGCGCTGGAAGAGATGTCGGCCTTGCTGGTGGCGCACTTTCCGTTGGCCGAGGACGCACCCGACACCAACGAACTGCCCGACGAGCCTGTGGTTCTTTGA
- a CDS encoding ATP-dependent DNA ligase, which produces MKAFAALYRELDASTSSLAKQAALQRYLREADPADAAWAVYFLAGGKPRQLVPTKLLRLLAQEAAGLPEWLFDESYEAVGDLAETIALLLPPPTEAHDLGLARWVEEHLLPLREAGKAAPDELPARLRAQWRQLAAEERLVYFKLITGAFRVGVSKLQVTQALAGVGGIDPKRVAQRLMGYTHIGGRPRVEDYRALIAPESGAEQVQKTSGQPYPFFLAHAFNLPLEQFDAVLGPPADWIVEWKWDGIRAQLVKRAGAAWLWSRGEELVTERFPELAVLGDALPDGTVLDGEIAVWRGDRVQPFAELQKRIGRKTLGAKLLREIPVVLLAYDLLEWEGRDLRALPQSERRLLLDELVTRMQHPSLLPSPMLTGIEWSDFARRREAARSMGVEGMMLKRRDAQYGVGRTKDVGVWWKWKIDPLSIDAVLVYAQRGHGRRASLYTDYTFAVWDGPPEQEGRKLVPFAKAYSGLTDAEMARVDAIIRKTTVESFGPVKSVKPTLVFELGFEGIARSTRHKSGIAVRFPRMLRWREDKPVAEADTLQTLAALLPS; this is translated from the coding sequence ATGAAAGCGTTCGCCGCGCTCTACCGCGAGCTCGACGCCAGCACTTCGAGCCTCGCCAAGCAGGCCGCGCTGCAGCGCTACCTGCGCGAGGCCGATCCGGCCGATGCGGCGTGGGCCGTGTACTTCCTGGCTGGCGGCAAGCCGCGCCAGCTGGTGCCCACCAAATTGCTGCGGCTGCTCGCGCAGGAGGCCGCGGGCCTGCCCGAATGGCTGTTCGACGAGAGCTACGAGGCGGTCGGCGACCTGGCCGAAACCATCGCGCTGCTGCTGCCGCCGCCCACCGAGGCGCACGACCTCGGCCTGGCGCGCTGGGTCGAGGAGCACCTGCTGCCGCTGCGCGAGGCCGGCAAGGCGGCGCCCGACGAACTGCCCGCACGGCTGCGCGCGCAGTGGCGCCAGCTCGCGGCCGAAGAACGGCTGGTGTACTTCAAGCTCATCACCGGCGCCTTCCGCGTGGGCGTGTCGAAGCTGCAGGTCACGCAGGCGCTCGCGGGCGTGGGCGGCATCGATCCCAAGCGCGTGGCGCAGCGCCTCATGGGCTACACCCACATCGGCGGCCGGCCGCGCGTGGAAGACTACCGCGCGCTGATCGCGCCGGAGTCGGGTGCGGAGCAGGTGCAGAAGACCAGCGGCCAGCCCTACCCGTTCTTTCTCGCGCATGCCTTCAACCTGCCGCTCGAGCAATTCGATGCCGTGCTCGGCCCGCCGGCCGACTGGATCGTCGAATGGAAGTGGGACGGCATCCGCGCGCAGCTGGTCAAGCGCGCAGGCGCCGCATGGCTGTGGTCGCGCGGCGAGGAGCTGGTGACCGAGCGCTTCCCCGAGCTGGCCGTGCTGGGCGATGCGCTGCCCGACGGCACAGTGCTCGACGGCGAGATTGCCGTCTGGCGCGGCGACCGGGTGCAGCCCTTCGCGGAGCTGCAGAAGCGCATCGGCCGCAAGACGCTGGGCGCGAAGCTGCTGCGCGAGATCCCGGTGGTGCTGCTGGCCTACGACCTCCTCGAATGGGAAGGGCGCGACCTGCGCGCGCTGCCGCAATCGGAGCGCCGGCTGCTGCTCGACGAGCTGGTCACGCGCATGCAGCATCCCTCGCTGCTGCCGAGCCCCATGCTCACCGGCATCGAGTGGAGCGACTTCGCACGCCGGCGCGAAGCGGCGCGCAGCATGGGCGTGGAGGGCATGATGCTCAAGCGCCGCGACGCGCAGTACGGCGTGGGCCGCACCAAGGACGTGGGCGTGTGGTGGAAGTGGAAGATCGATCCGCTCAGCATCGACGCCGTGCTTGTCTACGCACAGCGCGGCCACGGCCGGCGCGCGAGCCTCTACACCGACTACACCTTCGCCGTCTGGGACGGCCCGCCCGAACAGGAAGGCCGCAAGCTCGTGCCTTTTGCCAAGGCCTATTCGGGCCTCACCGACGCCGAGATGGCGCGCGTGGACGCGATCATCCGCAAGACCACCGTCGAGAGCTTCGGCCCGGTGAAGAGCGTCAAGCCCACGCTGGTGTTCGAGCTGGGCTTCGAAGGCATCGCGCGCAGCACGCGCCACAAGAGCGGCATCGCGGTGCGCTTTCCGCGCATGCTGCGCTGGCGCGAGGACAAGCCGGTGGCGGAAGCCGACACCCTGCAGACGCTGGCCGCGCTGCTGCCGTCATGA
- a CDS encoding FAD-dependent oxidoreductase, whose protein sequence is MKIVIIGAGVAGAILARRLAALPGVELHCLERVGPDDHSEAGTGLNVGPNAVKALRLCDTALAAEVEAASLPWKHWQIALTDGTVLFDLPLSQVADNPGIRIRWSELYRVLREGAGAAIRYGCEIASIAAATGGGGRTAVRYIQGGVEHRIDDIDLLVGADGRYSATRASFSGLPEPRHVGVAILRTLVPDTSAGLIDDYGQWFNGPHRLLAFRVPPGHVYIAATYPVEPGAPLRDEWKTEATMRATYRPAQGAPSAQVQWLMDAMCANLPHSHWARMQESDVLFGEADFNVMYLGDSAHGMAPTLGQGATQAMEDACAAALILEREIRAGRQAPRDWLALVDAARRERIRFAMALSITATDTMLAGADPVAGTRWKTGPGFLGDLSTLFRDVSLGQREPVPTP, encoded by the coding sequence ATGAAGATCGTGATCATCGGAGCCGGCGTGGCCGGCGCCATCCTGGCCCGCCGGCTCGCCGCGCTGCCTGGCGTCGAACTGCATTGCCTGGAGCGCGTCGGCCCCGACGACCACTCCGAGGCCGGCACCGGCCTCAACGTGGGCCCCAATGCGGTCAAGGCGCTGCGCCTGTGCGACACGGCGCTGGCCGCCGAGGTCGAGGCCGCGAGCCTGCCGTGGAAGCACTGGCAGATCGCGCTGACCGACGGCACGGTGCTGTTCGACCTGCCGCTGTCGCAGGTGGCGGACAACCCCGGCATCCGCATCCGCTGGTCGGAGCTCTACCGCGTGCTGCGCGAAGGCGCGGGCGCGGCGATCCGGTACGGCTGCGAGATCGCGTCGATCGCCGCGGCCACGGGCGGCGGCGGACGCACCGCCGTGCGCTACATCCAGGGCGGCGTCGAGCACCGCATCGACGACATCGACCTGCTGGTCGGCGCGGACGGCCGCTATTCCGCCACCCGTGCGTCGTTCTCGGGCCTGCCCGAGCCGCGCCATGTGGGCGTGGCGATCCTGCGCACGCTGGTGCCCGACACCAGCGCCGGCCTGATCGACGACTACGGCCAGTGGTTCAACGGCCCGCACCGGCTGCTGGCCTTCCGCGTGCCGCCGGGGCATGTCTACATCGCGGCGACCTACCCGGTCGAACCCGGCGCGCCGCTGCGCGACGAATGGAAGACCGAAGCCACGATGCGCGCCACCTACCGGCCCGCGCAGGGTGCGCCGAGCGCGCAGGTGCAATGGCTGATGGACGCCATGTGCGCAAACCTGCCGCACAGCCACTGGGCCCGCATGCAGGAGTCCGACGTGCTGTTCGGCGAAGCCGATTTCAATGTGATGTACCTGGGCGACAGCGCCCACGGCATGGCCCCCACGCTGGGCCAGGGCGCGACCCAGGCCATGGAGGACGCCTGCGCCGCCGCGCTGATCCTCGAGCGCGAGATCCGCGCCGGCCGCCAGGCGCCGCGCGACTGGCTGGCGCTGGTGGACGCCGCGCGGCGCGAGCGCATCCGCTTCGCGATGGCGCTGTCGATCACGGCCACCGACACCATGCTGGCCGGCGCCGATCCGGTGGCCGGAACGCGCTGGAAGACCGGGCCCGGGTTCCTCGGCGACCTTTCCACCCTGTTCCGCGACGTGTCGCTGGGCCAGCGCGAGCCGGTGCCAACGCCATGA